A segment of the Alistipes communis genome:
CTTTAACAACTCACTACGTGACTCACGTAAGATTTTTACGGAAGATGGCTCCGTAACCCGGTCAAACGGCGCAACAGGCAGCCTTTCAGCGGAAAACGGCACATGTTCGGAACCGTACCGTTACCTTTGCGGGCAAACCGATAATTGCATGAATATGGAAATAGTATCTATCGAGAAAAAGACTTTCGAGATGATGGTGGCGGCATTCGGCGCACTCTCGGAGAAGGTCGCCGCCCTGAGGCGCAAAAGCGACACGGGGCGCATGGAAAGATGGCTCACGGGCGAGGAGGTCTGCGGGCAGTTGAGAATAAGCCCACGCACGTTGCAGACGCTGCGTGACAGGCGGCTTATCGGCTACTCGCAGATAAACCGCAGGTTCTATTACAAGCCGGAGGAGGTGAAGCGGCTGATACC
Coding sequences within it:
- a CDS encoding helix-turn-helix domain-containing protein yields the protein MNMEIVSIEKKTFEMMVAAFGALSEKVAALRRKSDTGRMERWLTGEEVCGQLRISPRTLQTLRDRRLIGYSQINRRFYYKPEEVKRLIPLVGTLYPHGR